In one Brevibacillus composti genomic region, the following are encoded:
- a CDS encoding anthranilate synthase component I family protein, with protein sequence MLPTYPELTTYAEAYPYVPLSVRVPWPDHLDPWELLQRLQPTLEGAVLLESGRAGRYSYLAYQPMAVITSQDGQTEAAFPDGHVQMLDGQHPLDALRRFLAQYRTPALPDFPDFYGGAVGYLSYEMNRFFEPSLPQIAYDDLRLPDLYVMIMQDLLVFDHAKRECFCVTHLPSRGLTEDSYRDAADRLSRQAEELSRLLETAADDTDWDALRKRPLESATPAEVSFAQEQFEEAVRRVQTYISQGDVFQVNLSVRQSKPMKTSGPEVYGVLRKLNPSPYMGYLQFPEFQLVSASPELLIKVKDGKVSTRPIAGTRPRGKNDAEDEALVRELIENEKERAEHVMLVDLERNDLGRVCRYGSVRVSEFMVVEKYSHVMHIVSHVEGELAEDKDAFDAVAAAFPGGTITGAPKVRTMEIIEELEPVKRGVYTGSIGWFGFHGDVEVNIAIRTMVVKDGTAHVQAGAGIVIDSQPQAEYLESLKKAEALWKALELSENRKKSREEKSV encoded by the coding sequence ATTCTGCCGACCTATCCCGAATTGACCACCTATGCGGAAGCCTATCCGTACGTCCCTCTCTCCGTGCGGGTGCCCTGGCCCGATCACCTTGATCCCTGGGAGCTCTTGCAGCGTTTGCAGCCTACCCTGGAGGGAGCTGTTCTGTTGGAAAGCGGACGTGCCGGCCGCTATTCCTACCTCGCCTATCAGCCGATGGCGGTCATTACCAGTCAGGATGGCCAGACAGAGGCAGCGTTCCCAGACGGACATGTCCAGATGCTTGATGGACAGCATCCGCTGGACGCGCTACGCCGATTTCTGGCGCAGTACCGGACACCGGCCTTGCCGGACTTCCCCGATTTTTACGGCGGAGCGGTGGGCTACCTCAGCTATGAGATGAACCGTTTTTTTGAGCCCAGTCTGCCGCAGATCGCCTATGACGACTTACGGCTGCCCGATCTCTATGTTATGATAATGCAAGACCTTCTCGTTTTTGATCATGCGAAAAGAGAATGCTTCTGCGTGACGCATCTGCCTTCCCGCGGATTGACAGAAGATTCGTACCGCGATGCCGCCGATCGGCTGAGCAGACAGGCGGAGGAGCTGAGCCGCCTGCTGGAGACAGCCGCGGATGACACGGACTGGGATGCGCTTCGCAAGCGCCCTTTGGAATCCGCTACGCCGGCTGAGGTCTCTTTTGCCCAGGAGCAGTTTGAGGAAGCCGTGCGCCGGGTGCAGACCTATATCTCCCAGGGTGACGTGTTCCAGGTGAATCTCTCCGTCCGGCAAAGCAAGCCGATGAAGACGTCGGGTCCGGAGGTATACGGGGTTCTTCGCAAGCTGAATCCCTCTCCCTACATGGGGTATCTCCAATTTCCCGAGTTTCAGCTGGTCAGTGCCTCACCGGAGCTGCTGATCAAGGTAAAGGACGGCAAAGTCTCTACCCGTCCCATCGCGGGTACCCGGCCGCGCGGCAAGAATGACGCCGAGGACGAGGCGCTGGTCCGCGAATTGATCGAGAACGAAAAAGAGCGCGCCGAGCATGTGATGCTGGTGGACCTGGAGCGCAACGATCTCGGGCGAGTATGCCGCTATGGGAGCGTCCGTGTCAGCGAATTCATGGTCGTGGAAAAATACTCCCATGTCATGCACATCGTCTCCCATGTGGAAGGGGAGCTGGCCGAGGACAAGGATGCCTTCGACGCGGTAGCCGCCGCTTTTCCCGGCGGGACGATCACGGGAGCGCCCAAAGTCCGCACGATGGAAATCATCGAGGAGCTGGAGCCGGTCAAACGCGGCGTATACACGGGCTCGATCGGCTGGTTCGGCTTTCATGGAGATGTGGAGGTCAACATCGCCATCCGGACCATGGTCGTCAAGGACGGCACAGCCCATGTACAGGCAGGTGCAGGGATCGTCATCGATTCCCAGCCGCAGGCGGAGTATCTCGAGTCGCTGAAAAAAGCGGAAGCGTTGTGGAAAGCGTTGGAGTTGAGCGAGAACAGAAAGAAGAGTCGAGAGGAGAAGAGCGTATGA
- a CDS encoding dimerization/docking domain-containing protein — MSKILAVLGLMVVVLPLTVNLLLTGPDNLMAVCMQFFGKLLEQVTRFGTG; from the coding sequence ATGAGTAAAATTCTTGCAGTCCTGGGACTGATGGTGGTCGTGCTGCCTCTAACGGTAAACTTGCTTTTGACGGGTCCTGACAATCTGATGGCGGTCTGCATGCAGTTTTTCGGCAAGCTGCTTGAACAGGTCACGAGGTTTGGTACCGGGTAA
- a CDS encoding sigma-70 family RNA polymerase sigma factor, whose amino-acid sequence MTVSTSSFRSTPRRWREVEEQLSIVVPRSLRTDTSALLFLEGVAATPMLDKEEEMECLIRYQRDGDLDAREKLVRAYLRYVVSTALRHLRKGMPFLDLIQEGTIGLFTAIDKFDVDRGVRLYHYSHWWISQAITRAINDKGTLIRIPVHMHEQIRQYQKQVLQLAHLLRRTPDRQEIAALLDLPLEKVEAIEFALMLKMESIDAHPDEDAGLAEHDDEYLSYAEIVDDGETSLDDWIEKVDLRAQMQAALDRLSPRAQEIIAMRYGLYDDQVYTLEEVGKMFGLTRERIRQIEATTIDRLRTQSVSRVLKDYLT is encoded by the coding sequence ATGACTGTGAGTACTTCTAGTTTCCGGTCAACGCCCCGCCGCTGGCGGGAAGTTGAAGAACAGCTCAGCATCGTCGTGCCGCGCTCATTGCGCACCGATACGTCCGCGCTGCTGTTCCTGGAAGGCGTCGCTGCAACACCCATGTTGGACAAAGAGGAAGAGATGGAATGCCTGATCCGCTATCAGCGTGATGGGGATCTGGATGCCCGGGAAAAACTGGTGCGGGCCTATCTTCGGTATGTTGTGAGTACCGCTTTGCGCCATCTACGGAAGGGAATGCCCTTTTTGGATCTGATCCAAGAAGGTACGATCGGTCTGTTTACGGCCATTGACAAGTTTGATGTGGACCGTGGCGTGAGACTGTACCATTATTCGCACTGGTGGATCTCCCAGGCGATCACGAGAGCGATCAACGACAAGGGGACCCTGATTCGCATCCCCGTTCATATGCATGAACAAATCCGGCAGTATCAAAAACAGGTGCTGCAGCTGGCTCATCTGCTGAGGCGGACGCCCGATCGGCAGGAGATCGCCGCTTTGCTCGATCTGCCGCTGGAAAAGGTGGAAGCCATCGAGTTTGCCTTGATGCTGAAAATGGAGTCGATTGATGCGCACCCGGATGAGGATGCAGGGCTCGCGGAGCATGACGACGAGTATCTGAGCTACGCCGAGATCGTCGATGACGGGGAGACCTCCCTGGACGACTGGATTGAAAAAGTCGATCTGCGTGCACAGATGCAAGCGGCGCTGGATAGGCTCAGTCCGCGCGCCCAGGAGATTATTGCGATGCGGTACGGGCTGTATGACGATCAGGTGTACACGCTGGAGGAAGTCGGGAAGATGTTTGGCTTGACCCGCGAGCGGATTCGCCAGATTGAGGCGACTACGATAGACCGGCTGCGCACGCAGAGTGTGTCTCGGGTACTGAAGGACTATTTGACATAA
- a CDS encoding type II secretion system F family protein codes for MKLFLFIPMFVCLLVGFFMLGLYAHRTWSSPKVFFTGAVAKWRERMLQHRPNRYLYKQYERWCQIAGGEPAYFLILSMTGGAAGFVSGLLLGNVIVSLSLFVLLLLLPTLLLYARYTVLINRKIMSFCLFVDLFSRYYSSRKNIVLAFREMVEECPKDLLPELLLLTNKLADGGNSAIALQEFAERLNHHWAFDFATYVTSGLEGETEDIQTALNRLTSEMFVQQDEKEERNSEIHSIWISLIVVIIICICLIPYNQTLLKDSYRLYFFTNDGQAILSLAVMVWSISILLAFIWGRRYR; via the coding sequence ATGAAGCTGTTTCTGTTTATTCCCATGTTTGTCTGTCTCCTGGTCGGTTTTTTCATGCTCGGTTTGTACGCTCATCGTACCTGGTCCTCGCCAAAAGTGTTTTTTACCGGCGCGGTCGCAAAGTGGCGGGAGCGGATGCTTCAGCATAGACCTAACCGCTATCTGTACAAACAATACGAGCGCTGGTGCCAGATCGCGGGAGGGGAGCCTGCATACTTCCTCATCCTTTCGATGACGGGCGGTGCGGCCGGCTTCGTGTCAGGGTTGCTCCTGGGGAATGTCATCGTCTCCCTGTCTCTCTTCGTGCTGCTGCTGCTATTGCCTACTTTGCTCTTATACGCCCGGTATACGGTGCTGATCAATCGAAAGATCATGTCTTTTTGCCTGTTCGTCGATCTCTTCTCCCGTTACTACTCCAGCAGGAAAAACATCGTTTTGGCCTTTCGGGAAATGGTGGAGGAGTGCCCGAAAGATTTGCTCCCCGAGCTGCTGCTGCTGACGAATAAGCTGGCCGACGGAGGAAATTCAGCTATCGCCTTGCAGGAGTTTGCCGAGCGCTTGAATCACCATTGGGCGTTTGATTTTGCCACCTATGTGACGAGCGGTCTGGAAGGGGAAACCGAAGATATTCAGACGGCACTGAACCGTCTGACCAGTGAAATGTTTGTTCAGCAGGATGAAAAAGAAGAGCGCAACAGCGAAATTCACTCGATTTGGATCAGTTTAATCGTCGTGATCATCATTTGTATCTGCTTGATTCCGTACAACCAGACCTTGTTAAAAGACTCCTACCGACTCTACTTTTTCACCAATGACGGACAGGCTATTTTGTCCCTGGCTGTTATGGTGTGGTCGATTTCCATCCTGTTGGCATTTATCTGGGGGAGGAGGTATCGCTAG
- the hslO gene encoding Hsp33 family molecular chaperone HslO: MSDYLIRATGYNGYVRAFAARTTTAVEEMRRRHDMWNTATAAAGRTLTATLMMGAMLKGEERLSVKVKGGGPIGQIVAEANAHGEGIAYVTNPHVHFELNEKGKLDVARAVGTDGYLYVVKDLGLKEPYQGSSPIVSGEIGEDFTYYFVTSEQTPSAVGVGVLVNPEDRSVVAAGGFILQLLPGAPDDVVEKIEKYLASLPQLSRLIGEGLTPEEVLERVMEEPKILSRTEIHFTCSCSHDKVRKALISLGKEEMDSMIEELGEAEVHCHFCNERYLFEKPELEEIRSEL, encoded by the coding sequence ATGAGCGATTATTTGATAAGAGCTACCGGATACAACGGTTATGTCCGTGCATTTGCGGCACGGACGACGACAGCGGTGGAGGAGATGCGCCGCCGTCACGACATGTGGAATACGGCGACAGCGGCGGCAGGCCGCACCCTGACGGCGACGTTGATGATGGGAGCGATGCTGAAAGGCGAGGAGCGCCTGTCTGTCAAGGTAAAGGGAGGCGGTCCGATCGGACAGATCGTCGCCGAGGCTAATGCCCACGGCGAAGGAATCGCCTACGTGACCAACCCGCATGTTCATTTTGAGCTGAACGAAAAAGGCAAGCTGGACGTGGCCCGTGCTGTCGGTACAGACGGCTATCTCTACGTCGTTAAAGACCTGGGCCTGAAAGAGCCGTATCAGGGCAGTTCCCCGATCGTCTCCGGGGAGATCGGCGAAGATTTTACCTACTACTTCGTAACCTCGGAACAGACGCCGTCCGCGGTCGGCGTCGGTGTGCTGGTCAACCCGGAGGATCGCTCCGTGGTTGCGGCAGGCGGCTTTATTCTGCAGCTGCTCCCGGGTGCACCGGATGACGTGGTGGAGAAAATTGAAAAGTACCTGGCCTCGCTGCCTCAGCTGTCCCGGTTGATCGGCGAAGGACTGACACCGGAAGAGGTGCTGGAGAGAGTCATGGAAGAGCCGAAAATCCTCAGCCGCACCGAGATTCACTTTACCTGCTCTTGTTCCCATGACAAGGTGCGAAAAGCGCTGATCAGCCTGGGCAAAGAAGAGATGGACAGCATGATCGAAGAACTGGGCGAAGCGGAAGTCCACTGCCATTTCTGCAATGAGCGTTATCTTTTTGAAAAGCCGGAGCTGGAGGAAATCCGCAGCGAACTCTAA
- a CDS encoding PhoX family protein, translated as MDVNRRQFLTYLGAGTAALASLATGIPALAAGETISGKTADHLFGLENKKHTFNPKFKPIDPTTKDDVVLPQGYKYDVIAVYGDKINPAGDTFGFNADFTCFLPIDGSPDHGLLWVNHEYLGELEYYVTGYDTLNADPKDNKRTAEQIEKYLYALGGSVIEIKREGGTWKLVPDSKYGRRVSGLTKHALTGPAASLSKEVTGTFANCSGGVTLWNTILSCEENYQDVVDDCKLADNRHYGWVIEVDPFDPASTPKKHTALGRFSHENTAMVIAPTGQLAVYMGDDARDQYVYKYVSKGKFDPKLGKQNSKLLEEGTLYVADFSKGKWIALDLATNEALQKATNSEGKPLFASQADVVINCREAAKAVKATPMDRPEDLEVHPIDGSVFIALTNNSSHGNFYGQIVRLFEKDNNHAGTEFTFEIFATGGPQSGFAAPDNLAFDSAGNLWIVTDISSSSMNSGIYKSFGNNGVFLIPTTGANKGEAVQFASAPVGAEMTGPWFNPDETTLFLAVQHPGENLKSYDQPTSHWPKGGNSVALPGVIAVTGF; from the coding sequence ATGGACGTGAATCGTCGTCAGTTTTTGACGTATTTGGGGGCAGGTACGGCCGCGCTGGCTTCGCTGGCAACCGGCATTCCTGCATTGGCCGCGGGAGAGACAATCTCCGGAAAAACAGCCGACCATCTCTTTGGACTCGAAAACAAAAAGCATACATTCAATCCCAAATTTAAGCCGATCGATCCGACTACCAAGGATGATGTCGTCCTGCCGCAAGGATACAAATACGATGTGATCGCTGTGTACGGAGACAAAATTAACCCGGCTGGCGACACCTTCGGATTCAATGCGGACTTTACATGTTTTCTGCCGATTGACGGAAGTCCCGACCACGGTCTGCTCTGGGTCAATCACGAGTACCTGGGCGAACTGGAATACTACGTGACCGGCTATGATACGCTGAATGCCGATCCCAAAGACAACAAGCGGACGGCGGAACAGATCGAGAAATACCTGTATGCCCTGGGCGGGTCTGTCATCGAGATCAAGCGCGAGGGCGGCACCTGGAAGCTGGTGCCGGACTCCAAATACGGCCGCCGTGTCAGCGGTTTGACCAAACACGCCCTGACCGGTCCTGCTGCGTCTCTCTCCAAGGAAGTGACAGGCACCTTCGCCAACTGCTCCGGCGGTGTGACGCTGTGGAATACCATTCTGTCCTGCGAAGAGAACTATCAGGATGTCGTGGACGATTGCAAGCTGGCAGACAATCGCCACTACGGCTGGGTCATCGAAGTCGATCCTTTTGACCCTGCCTCCACGCCGAAGAAGCACACTGCGCTGGGCCGCTTCTCCCACGAAAATACGGCGATGGTGATCGCGCCGACAGGCCAACTGGCCGTCTACATGGGCGACGATGCCCGCGATCAATACGTCTACAAATACGTATCCAAAGGCAAATTCGATCCGAAGCTGGGCAAGCAGAACTCCAAACTGCTGGAAGAAGGCACGCTCTACGTAGCGGACTTCAGCAAAGGAAAGTGGATTGCGCTGGACCTGGCGACAAATGAAGCCCTGCAAAAAGCGACCAACAGTGAGGGCAAGCCTCTGTTTGCCTCCCAGGCGGATGTCGTCATCAATTGCCGCGAAGCAGCCAAAGCCGTCAAAGCGACCCCGATGGATCGCCCGGAAGACCTGGAAGTCCATCCGATCGACGGCAGCGTCTTTATCGCGCTGACCAACAACTCCAGCCACGGCAATTTCTACGGCCAGATCGTTCGTCTCTTTGAAAAGGACAACAACCACGCGGGGACAGAGTTCACGTTCGAAATCTTTGCGACAGGCGGACCGCAAAGCGGCTTTGCTGCTCCGGACAACCTCGCTTTTGACAGCGCGGGCAACCTGTGGATCGTGACCGACATCTCGTCTTCTTCCATGAATAGCGGCATCTACAAATCGTTTGGGAACAATGGCGTCTTCCTGATTCCGACCACCGGCGCTAACAAAGGGGAGGCCGTCCAGTTTGCCTCTGCCCCTGTAGGCGCGGAGATGACGGGACCTTGGTTTAACCCGGACGAGACCACCCTGTTCCTGGCTGTGCAGCACCCGGGAGAAAATCTCAAGTCCTACGACCAGCCGACCAGCCACTGGCCCAAAGGCGGCAATTCTGTTGCCCTGCCGGGTGTGATCGCCGTAACGGGCTTCTAA
- the tatA gene encoding twin-arginine translocase TatA/TatE family subunit — MLSSIGIPGLILILIIALVIFGPSKLPEIGRAFGRTLTEFKSAAKDLTKDDDEEKKGKQQDFAASKGEEPAKQLN, encoded by the coding sequence ATGTTGTCGAGCATCGGTATACCCGGGCTGATCCTCATCCTGATTATCGCACTGGTTATCTTCGGGCCGAGCAAGCTTCCCGAGATTGGACGGGCCTTTGGCCGCACTTTGACGGAGTTCAAGTCAGCCGCCAAGGATTTGACCAAAGACGATGATGAGGAGAAAAAGGGGAAGCAGCAGGATTTCGCAGCCAGCAAGGGAGAGGAACCTGCCAAGCAGCTTAATTAA
- the pabA gene encoding aminodeoxychorismate/anthranilate synthase component II, whose amino-acid sequence MILMIDNYDSFTYNLVQYVGELGQELQVYRNDKITLEEIERLAPDYLMVSPGPCTPNEAGISMDAIRRFAGKIPILGVCLGHQSIGQVFGGKVIRAERLMHGKTSEVFHDGRTIFADIPSPFTAARYHSLIVEEATLPADLEVTARTAEGEIMALRHRYFPIEGVQFHPESIITQHGKQLLRNFLTAYAKESVG is encoded by the coding sequence ATGATTTTGATGATTGACAACTATGATTCCTTTACTTACAACCTGGTGCAGTACGTTGGAGAGCTGGGCCAAGAGCTGCAGGTGTACCGCAATGACAAGATTACCCTGGAGGAGATCGAACGGCTGGCGCCTGACTATTTGATGGTCTCGCCGGGCCCTTGCACGCCAAACGAAGCGGGCATCAGCATGGACGCGATTCGCCGCTTTGCCGGAAAAATTCCGATTCTCGGCGTATGTCTGGGCCATCAATCGATCGGTCAGGTGTTTGGCGGGAAAGTCATCCGCGCCGAGCGCCTGATGCACGGCAAAACCTCTGAGGTATTCCATGACGGCCGGACGATTTTTGCCGATATCCCATCGCCCTTTACGGCAGCCCGCTACCATTCGCTAATCGTCGAGGAGGCGACCCTCCCTGCCGATCTGGAAGTGACGGCCCGCACCGCCGAAGGGGAAATCATGGCGCTGCGCCATCGCTATTTTCCGATCGAGGGCGTGCAATTTCATCCGGAGTCGATTATTACGCAGCACGGCAAGCAGCTGCTGCGCAATTTCCTGACGGCGTACGCGAAAGAATCTGTCGGTTAA
- a CDS encoding IS110 family RNA-guided transposase has product MKLFVGIDVSSEELEACLMNPEGDTLETVKVKNDLHGASHLRDRIIAVSDKLSSSEIHIGLEATSVYSWHPAMFLHEDESLRKRKTKVFTINPKLIHKFREAYADLDKTDRIDAWIIADRLRFGRLTTTIVMQEQYLALQRLTRMRFHLVHNLTREKQYFLQNLFYKCNAFRSEVDSSVFGHAIMEMLSEKYSLDEMANMEVADLADYLKEKGKNRFPDPEHVALCIQKAARASYRLSKVVENSIDIVLGTSIQSIRSIQAQLKELDKAIARILEGISDAKCLRSIPGIDLVYAAGILAEIGDIERFSDQAAVAKYAGLTWRKHQSGSFEAEDTKRIRSGNRFLRYYLVEAANSVKNRDPEFGEYYRKKYKEVSKHQHKRALVLTARKLVRLVDALLRNDQLYTPRRKVKNTGE; this is encoded by the coding sequence ATGAAGCTGTTTGTCGGTATTGACGTCAGTTCAGAAGAACTGGAAGCGTGTTTGATGAATCCGGAAGGTGATACGCTTGAGACAGTAAAGGTAAAGAACGATTTGCATGGTGCTTCGCACCTGCGTGATCGCATTATCGCTGTTTCGGACAAGCTTTCCTCTTCCGAGATCCATATTGGGCTTGAAGCAACCTCGGTCTACAGTTGGCATCCGGCTATGTTCCTGCATGAGGATGAATCTCTTAGAAAGCGTAAGACCAAGGTGTTTACCATCAATCCCAAACTCATTCACAAGTTCAGGGAAGCCTACGCCGACTTGGACAAGACTGACCGCATTGATGCCTGGATCATTGCAGATCGTCTTCGTTTTGGCAGATTGACGACGACCATCGTGATGCAGGAACAGTACCTGGCACTTCAACGGCTGACTCGTATGCGATTTCACTTGGTTCACAATCTGACACGCGAGAAGCAGTACTTCCTGCAAAACTTGTTCTACAAGTGCAACGCTTTTCGTTCCGAAGTGGACAGCTCCGTGTTCGGCCATGCGATTATGGAGATGCTTTCGGAGAAGTATAGTCTCGATGAAATGGCAAACATGGAGGTCGCCGACCTGGCTGACTATCTCAAGGAGAAGGGAAAGAACCGATTTCCCGATCCCGAGCATGTTGCTCTGTGCATACAGAAAGCCGCTCGGGCCTCCTACCGTCTATCCAAGGTTGTCGAGAATTCCATCGACATCGTGCTGGGCACGTCAATCCAATCGATTCGGAGCATTCAAGCCCAGCTGAAAGAGTTGGACAAGGCCATTGCACGCATCCTGGAAGGCATCTCCGATGCCAAGTGTCTGCGCTCCATTCCGGGCATTGATTTGGTTTACGCAGCAGGAATTCTGGCGGAGATCGGAGATATCGAACGCTTCAGCGATCAAGCTGCCGTAGCCAAGTATGCAGGTCTCACGTGGCGCAAGCACCAATCCGGCTCCTTTGAAGCCGAAGATACCAAACGTATCCGTTCCGGCAACCGATTCCTTCGCTATTACCTGGTTGAAGCTGCCAACTCGGTAAAAAACCGCGACCCAGAATTCGGCGAGTACTACCGGAAGAAATACAAAGAAGTCTCGAAACACCAACACAAACGCGCCCTCGTTTTAACCGCAAGAAAACTTGTGCGTCTGGTCGATGCGCTGCTACGCAACGACCAACTCTACACGCCTAGAAGGAAGGTGAAGAATACGGGAGAATAA
- a CDS encoding peptidyl-prolyl cis-trans isomerase — MSNTKTLWAVIGALVLLLLAVTWAWTQSADKLQATAVVGERTISEADWVAKLKEKYGQQVLSDMINREVVFQEAKRLGIQIEPARIRTELEQIRETYGSETDSDFRAALKQQGGTTPEALEEEITYQLLLQELAIREIVIPEEELLAYYHRFADRYNHPVKVRLWQIVVASHAEARQVMKELNSGANFSTLAKERSIDSLTAPGGGDAGWVSLADESLPPAAKEVIASLGVDKHSEPVEVHGKYVIYRIADRQEAQQIPFEQTKESIRREMALAQVESLDTFLDRLKESVGVQIGQLSN, encoded by the coding sequence GTGAGCAATACGAAGACGCTGTGGGCTGTCATTGGAGCATTGGTTCTGCTGCTGCTGGCAGTGACCTGGGCTTGGACCCAATCGGCGGACAAGCTTCAAGCGACCGCCGTCGTAGGAGAGCGGACGATCAGTGAAGCAGACTGGGTGGCCAAGCTCAAGGAAAAATACGGTCAGCAGGTGCTATCCGACATGATCAATCGGGAGGTAGTCTTTCAGGAAGCAAAGCGCCTGGGGATTCAGATCGAGCCCGCCCGGATTCGCACCGAGCTGGAGCAGATTCGGGAGACCTACGGGAGCGAGACGGACAGTGATTTTCGAGCAGCCCTGAAACAACAGGGCGGCACGACTCCGGAGGCGCTGGAAGAGGAGATCACCTACCAATTGCTGCTGCAGGAGCTGGCGATCCGGGAGATCGTCATCCCCGAGGAGGAGCTGCTTGCGTACTATCACCGATTCGCCGATCGCTACAACCATCCCGTGAAAGTGCGCCTCTGGCAGATTGTCGTGGCCTCCCATGCGGAAGCCCGGCAGGTGATGAAGGAATTGAACAGCGGGGCTAATTTTAGCACACTGGCCAAGGAGCGCTCGATTGATTCGCTGACGGCGCCGGGTGGTGGCGATGCCGGCTGGGTCTCTCTCGCGGACGAGAGCCTGCCCCCCGCCGCCAAAGAGGTGATCGCCTCGCTCGGCGTAGATAAGCACAGCGAGCCGGTCGAGGTCCATGGCAAATACGTCATCTACCGGATCGCGGACCGGCAGGAAGCGCAGCAAATCCCCTTTGAGCAGACAAAAGAGAGCATACGCCGGGAAATGGCACTGGCCCAGGTCGAGTCGCTGGACACTTTTCTCGACAGGCTGAAAGAATCAGTCGGGGTACAGATTGGGCAATTGTCTAATTGA
- the cysK gene encoding cysteine synthase A — protein MRVAGSITELIGYTPLVKLNRVVSADMADIYLKLEFFNPGSSVKDRIALAMIEAAEAEGKLKPGDTIIEPTSGNTGIGLAMVAAAKGYRAILVMPETMSLERRNLLRAYGAELVLTPGTEGMGGAIRKAEELVQENPSYFMPQQFKNPANPKIHRETTGQELLEQGKEIGGIDAFISGVGTGGTITGAGQVLRENFPGVQIIAVEPAASPVLSGGKPGPHKIQGIGAGFVPDILDTDIYDEIIKVENDDAFETARTVARQEGILGGISSGAAIFAALQVAKKLGAGKKVVVVIPSNGERYLSTPLYQFEE, from the coding sequence ATGCGTGTTGCGGGTTCGATTACGGAATTGATCGGTTATACGCCTCTGGTCAAGCTGAATCGCGTGGTCAGCGCGGATATGGCCGACATTTATCTCAAACTGGAGTTTTTCAATCCGGGCAGCAGCGTCAAGGACCGGATTGCTTTGGCGATGATTGAGGCTGCTGAAGCGGAAGGAAAGCTGAAGCCGGGCGATACGATCATTGAACCTACGAGCGGAAATACGGGAATCGGTCTGGCCATGGTGGCGGCGGCAAAAGGATACCGCGCGATTCTGGTGATGCCGGAGACGATGAGCCTGGAGCGTCGCAATCTGCTGCGCGCCTACGGAGCAGAGCTGGTGCTGACCCCTGGAACGGAAGGCATGGGCGGCGCCATTCGCAAGGCGGAGGAGCTGGTACAGGAAAATCCCTCCTATTTCATGCCGCAGCAATTTAAAAACCCGGCCAATCCGAAGATCCACCGGGAGACGACTGGTCAGGAGCTGTTGGAGCAGGGCAAAGAGATCGGCGGCATCGATGCCTTTATCTCCGGCGTGGGTACGGGCGGAACCATAACGGGTGCGGGTCAAGTGCTGCGCGAGAATTTCCCCGGCGTACAGATTATTGCGGTTGAGCCTGCGGCTTCGCCCGTTCTCTCCGGCGGCAAACCGGGCCCTCACAAAATTCAGGGCATTGGTGCCGGATTTGTCCCGGATATTCTCGATACGGACATCTATGATGAAATTATCAAAGTAGAAAACGACGATGCCTTCGAAACGGCTCGCACCGTAGCTCGCCAGGAGGGAATCCTCGGCGGCATTTCTTCCGGCGCAGCGATCTTCGCTGCCCTCCAGGTGGCGAAAAAGCTGGGCGCCGGGAAAAAAGTGGTTGTCGTCATTCCGAGCAATGGCGAACGCTACCTCTCTACGCCGCTGTATCAGTTTGAAGAATAG